A single region of the Massilia sp. erpn genome encodes:
- a CDS encoding EpsD family peptidyl-prolyl cis-trans isomerase, protein MIKANRKVLCTALVLMLAAGLSACGSKEKKAGQALASVNGEEITVLQLNEELQRAGVQAAQQEEASKQLLEALIDRQLLQNEAQKEKIDRDPKVQQAIERAKALIVAQAYMQKRVGNIARPTKEEVEAYFKQHPEFFANRKAFDLRQLVIASEDMNDALKAAMDQAKSLEEVVVWMESHKVKYARAQVVRSSADLPPELSGKLLAMPKGQLFIIREGARTMLMAIADIKEAPVTLEVAQQQIEQFLFNKKNKEAADAEVKRLRASAKVEYLGKQKAPAAPAASATAAAPAPGAPAPGAPLAAPAAAEGAPAADPLGGSAERGVAGLK, encoded by the coding sequence ATGATTAAAGCAAACAGGAAGGTACTGTGCACCGCGTTGGTGCTGATGCTGGCCGCTGGCTTGAGCGCCTGCGGCAGCAAGGAAAAGAAGGCGGGCCAGGCGCTGGCCAGCGTGAACGGTGAGGAAATCACCGTGCTGCAGCTGAACGAGGAGTTGCAGCGCGCCGGCGTGCAGGCGGCCCAGCAGGAAGAGGCCAGCAAGCAATTGCTGGAAGCGCTGATCGACCGCCAGCTGCTGCAGAACGAGGCGCAGAAGGAAAAGATCGACCGCGACCCGAAAGTGCAGCAAGCCATCGAACGCGCCAAGGCCCTGATCGTGGCCCAGGCCTATATGCAGAAGCGGGTCGGCAATATCGCCCGTCCCACCAAGGAGGAGGTGGAAGCCTACTTCAAGCAGCATCCGGAATTCTTTGCCAACCGCAAGGCTTTCGACCTGCGCCAGCTGGTGATCGCCAGCGAGGACATGAACGACGCGCTGAAAGCGGCCATGGACCAGGCCAAGTCGCTGGAAGAGGTGGTGGTGTGGATGGAGAGCCACAAGGTCAAGTATGCGCGCGCGCAAGTGGTGCGCAGCAGCGCCGACCTGCCGCCTGAGCTGAGCGGCAAGCTGCTGGCCATGCCGAAGGGCCAGCTGTTCATCATCCGCGAAGGCGCGCGCACCATGTTGATGGCGATTGCCGACATCAAGGAGGCGCCGGTGACGCTGGAGGTGGCGCAGCAGCAGATCGAGCAATTCCTGTTCAATAAGAAGAACAAGGAAGCGGCCGACGCCGAAGTCAAGCGTCTGCGCGCCAGCGCCAAGGTCGAGTACCTGGGCAAGCAGAAGGCGCCGGCGGCACCGGCCGCTTCGGCCACGGCCGCGGCACCGGCCCCCGGCGCACCGGCGCCGGGCGCACCGCTGGCGGCGCCGGCCGCTGCCGAGGGCGCGCCGGCGGCCGATCCGCTGGGCGGGTCCGCCGAGCGCGGCGTGGCCGGACTGAAATAA
- the epsE gene encoding polysaccharide export protein EpsE has translation MKRLMMWMTALLLTLSAGMAGAADSPLGAGDVLKISVYGSPDLGLETKVTESGQITFPLLGQVDVGGLTVAAAEKKIGGLLEGGGYIRKAQVNILVTALQSAQISVLGQVNRPGRYPLDGKRSIMEMLALAGGLGVEGGDSVTLIRKRNGATTKESVDIVEMVRNGDLNRDLELGANDVIYVERAPRFYIYGEVQRPGAFRLERSMTVLQALSVGGGLTPRGTERGMRIKRRDANGKLQIIDAKHDDILQMDDVVYVKESWF, from the coding sequence ATGAAACGATTGATGATGTGGATGACGGCGCTGCTGTTGACCCTGTCCGCCGGCATGGCGGGCGCGGCGGACAGCCCGCTGGGCGCGGGCGACGTGCTCAAGATTTCCGTGTATGGCAGCCCGGACCTGGGCCTGGAAACCAAGGTCACGGAAAGCGGCCAGATCACCTTCCCGCTGCTGGGCCAGGTGGACGTGGGCGGCCTGACCGTGGCCGCGGCCGAGAAGAAGATCGGCGGCCTGCTCGAGGGCGGCGGCTATATCCGCAAGGCCCAGGTGAACATCCTGGTGACGGCGCTGCAGAGCGCGCAGATTTCCGTGCTGGGCCAGGTGAACCGTCCCGGCCGCTATCCGCTGGATGGCAAGCGCAGCATCATGGAGATGCTGGCCCTGGCCGGCGGCCTGGGCGTGGAGGGCGGCGACAGCGTGACCCTGATCCGCAAGCGCAACGGCGCGACCACCAAGGAAAGCGTGGACATCGTGGAAATGGTGCGCAATGGCGACCTGAACCGTGACCTGGAACTGGGCGCCAACGACGTCATCTACGTCGAGCGCGCGCCGCGCTTCTACATCTACGGCGAAGTGCAGCGCCCTGGCGCCTTCCGCCTGGAGCGGTCCATGACCGTGCTGCAAGCGCTGTCCGTGGGCGGCGGCCTGACCCCGCGCGGCACCGAGCGCGGCATGCGCATCAAGCGCCGCGACGCCAATGGCAAGCTGCAAATCATCGATGCCAAACATGACGACATCCTGCAGATGGATGATGTGGTTTACGTCAAAGAAAGCTGGTTCTGA
- the xrtB gene encoding exosortase B, producing the protein MSARPLHTVLPLTLPALRAALPEWGPILLGLLCLYVPTGYRLFTGVWATEEQAHGPIILGLSLWLMWRRWPEVQARLGAWQTARSGWPLMVFSMLCYVLGRSQQILALEIGSFILALAAITLLKLGGRALRLLWFPFFFMCFMVPLPGPLVSMLTMPMKMAVSYATEHLLFAAGYPIARAGVILQIGQYQLLVADACAGLQTLLTLEALGLFYLNLVRHTSALRNIALALLIIPISFSANVIRVIVLSLVTYYFGDAAGQGFLHGFAGMVLFLTALVLILSVDSMLQWYVKRRALRHARGEGK; encoded by the coding sequence ATGTCCGCGCGCCCCCTGCACACCGTGCTGCCGCTCACGCTGCCGGCGCTGCGCGCCGCCCTGCCGGAGTGGGGTCCCATCCTGCTGGGTCTGCTATGCCTGTACGTGCCGACCGGCTACCGCCTGTTTACCGGCGTGTGGGCGACGGAGGAGCAGGCGCACGGCCCCATCATCCTCGGCCTGTCGCTCTGGCTGATGTGGCGCCGCTGGCCTGAGGTGCAGGCCAGGCTGGGGGCTTGGCAGACGGCGCGCAGCGGCTGGCCGCTGATGGTGTTCAGCATGCTGTGCTATGTGCTGGGCCGCTCGCAGCAGATCCTGGCGCTGGAAATCGGTTCCTTCATCCTGGCGCTGGCCGCCATCACGCTGCTCAAGCTGGGCGGCCGGGCCCTGCGCCTGCTGTGGTTCCCCTTCTTTTTCATGTGCTTCATGGTGCCGCTGCCGGGGCCGCTGGTCAGCATGCTGACCATGCCGATGAAGATGGCGGTGTCGTACGCCACTGAACACCTGCTGTTTGCCGCCGGCTATCCGATCGCGCGCGCCGGCGTCATCTTGCAGATCGGCCAGTACCAGCTGCTGGTGGCCGACGCCTGCGCCGGCCTGCAGACCCTGCTGACGCTGGAAGCGCTCGGCCTGTTCTACCTGAACCTGGTGCGCCACACCTCGGCCCTGCGCAATATCGCGCTGGCCCTGCTGATCATTCCCATCTCGTTCTCGGCCAATGTGATCCGGGTTATCGTGCTGTCGCTGGTCACGTATTACTTTGGCGATGCCGCCGGCCAGGGCTTCCTGCATGGTTTTGCCGGCATGGTGCTGTTCCTGACCGCGCTGGTGCTGATCCTGTCGGTCGATTCGATGCTGCAATGGTATGTCAAGCGCCGCGCGTTGCGGCACGCAAGGGGAGAAGGGAAATGA
- a CDS encoding lipopolysaccharide biosynthesis protein, producing MTQNPYGAAHVARQAKWFAVAKAGSAFIALAWQFVLVRGLTVVDYASFTVFLAANSVLVFLTLFGLDRVVYRAVPPLRAALRWRELACLMLGFSLVRGLCIAGLLLLVWALGQRLLPAQLYAETQRLPWQYLAFSFATGFTDSFAVYANSLGRQGRQAMLLMGATFLRMLLVVAAIWHGGFALATAADIMVATEFLLAAALLVVLARELAGLRRQAPPAGGPLQWGFSLRALVRDSLSTQLTYMVGLPFRGALLRLIVGAVASPLVVAAFGFFQALSDRAYQFMPVFLMKGMLEPAMASDFAQRRDYERIRLVLRLVLRLNYLILALGLCLLIGSGAPLIDWVTHGRYGGETMLAVLILLQLGAMTLGESLWMGLNPIGRLAYHNKVWLYVSLLCYLGVAAAAAARSPAALLLVAVLPYGMVFAWLRWVSGEPFLQGGLGLEQLWRLAPPLLGGIAVARAILWYSSALPALVLSVMMASVVFAGLARAMGLFDPRELEQVAAISPRLARLLRWVSA from the coding sequence TTGACGCAGAATCCTTACGGCGCCGCCCATGTGGCGCGCCAGGCCAAGTGGTTTGCCGTGGCCAAGGCCGGCAGCGCCTTCATTGCGCTGGCCTGGCAATTCGTGCTGGTACGCGGCCTGACCGTGGTCGACTACGCCAGTTTCACCGTGTTCCTGGCCGCCAACAGCGTGCTGGTCTTTCTGACCTTGTTTGGCCTGGACCGCGTGGTGTACCGGGCGGTGCCGCCCTTGCGCGCGGCGCTGCGCTGGCGCGAGCTGGCCTGCCTGATGCTTGGCTTTAGCCTGGTGCGCGGCCTGTGCATCGCCGGCCTGCTGTTGCTGGTCTGGGCGCTCGGGCAGCGTCTCTTGCCGGCCCAGCTGTACGCCGAAACGCAGCGCCTGCCGTGGCAGTATCTGGCTTTCTCGTTTGCGACCGGCTTTACCGACAGTTTTGCCGTGTACGCCAACAGCCTGGGCCGCCAAGGCCGGCAAGCCATGCTGCTGATGGGCGCCACCTTCCTGCGCATGCTGCTGGTGGTGGCCGCCATCTGGCACGGCGGCTTCGCGCTGGCGACGGCGGCCGACATCATGGTGGCGACGGAATTCCTGCTGGCGGCGGCCTTGCTGGTGGTGCTGGCGCGCGAATTGGCCGGCTTGCGGCGCCAGGCGCCGCCGGCCGGCGGGCCGCTGCAGTGGGGCTTTTCGCTGCGCGCGCTGGTGCGCGACAGCCTGAGCACGCAGCTCACCTATATGGTGGGCCTGCCTTTCCGCGGCGCCCTGCTGCGCCTGATCGTCGGCGCGGTCGCGTCGCCCCTGGTGGTGGCGGCCTTCGGCTTTTTCCAGGCCCTGTCCGACCGCGCTTACCAGTTCATGCCCGTGTTCCTGATGAAAGGCATGTTGGAGCCGGCCATGGCCAGCGATTTCGCGCAGCGGCGCGATTACGAGCGCATCCGCCTGGTGCTGCGTCTGGTGCTGCGCCTGAATTACCTGATCCTGGCCTTGGGCCTGTGCCTGCTGATCGGCAGCGGCGCGCCGCTGATCGACTGGGTCACGCATGGGCGCTATGGCGGCGAAACCATGCTGGCAGTGCTGATCCTGCTGCAGCTGGGCGCCATGACGCTGGGCGAATCGCTGTGGATGGGGTTGAACCCGATCGGCCGCCTCGCCTATCACAACAAGGTGTGGTTGTATGTCTCCCTGCTGTGCTACCTGGGGGTGGCGGCGGCGGCGGCGGCGCGCAGCCCGGCCGCGCTGCTGCTGGTGGCCGTGCTGCCGTATGGGATGGTGTTTGCCTGGCTGCGCTGGGTCAGCGGCGAACCCTTCCTGCAGGGCGGGCTGGGGCTGGAACAGCTCTGGCGGCTGGCGCCGCCTTTGCTGGGCGGCATCGCAGTTGCGCGGGCGATACTCTGGTATTCATCCGCGCTCCCCGCCCTGGTGCTATCAGTTATGATGGCAAGCGTGGTATTTGCCGGGCTGGCGCGCGCCATGGGCTTGTTTGACCCGCGTGAACTCGAGCAGGTGGCGGCCATCTCGCCGCGCCTGGCGCGCCTGCTGCGCTGGGTGTCGGCCTAG
- a CDS encoding heparinase II/III family protein, translating into MMFSPFRAGGVCLLVLLALAGPCQADWAQSTDPAVVRPAPANMQVQAQNPPGFSWARHPSKPATYTVEITGPSGVLPVATVTRNWYLPSKALPAGTYSWRVRPSTVAEWSTPRSFVIASATALEQRFEVPEESTLTQQVTKRSRPRLLPQPFPLLSEWSAGQKTERNAAYTALRGEVLWRKGVLTPVLDSEFEIFPLNVNSAAKTTQSTKMGQRLSTTARQLEAAALLYRLTKERQFLDEALLRGDTLANLNVTGATGYVNQDQASRQIALALVKGADLLWNEVNTSADPGRRARWLNVVKVRTNDMYADLGGNDGRLDQYPFDSHGGNNLGYLAVIATLALGDIPDAQTWFRFAFRSYAHSIYAWSGPEGGYANGTAYATYAAEIALQLWQPMTQATGVNFFSKPWSAGFLKFMAYFLPPGVPMNVFGDEHELVPEFRVMKAFASRFTSPLAAWYANNIVGEEDWLVLLQAPYPLPVAAATGMAKPANSALFPSIGWVAMHSDIGDRARTSMYFKSSPYGAYNHSHGDQNSFVLVSGGRKLLIETGYEDYYGSPFGASWYRQTKAHNGITFDGGVGQLITGNTENLTRNGRITAFSTTAALDYAEGDALSAYGPVLSTAKRQLWYLRNENAFVVRDKLSAPAAHKFEWNFHAPVPIVAENGQYVVKNVDQQVCVRSLGSAAVSYEKRTGPAPKAGTVEDHAAFVLPAASSGEFLVLLDVGCRHPSTKLTATATGWTLQVGSQSIVIAK; encoded by the coding sequence ATGATGTTCTCTCCATTTCGGGCCGGCGGCGTCTGCCTGCTGGTCCTGCTGGCGCTGGCTGGCCCCTGCCAGGCTGACTGGGCGCAGTCGACTGATCCGGCCGTGGTGCGGCCGGCGCCCGCCAATATGCAGGTGCAGGCGCAGAATCCGCCCGGTTTCAGCTGGGCCCGTCACCCCTCGAAGCCGGCCACCTATACCGTCGAAATCACCGGCCCCAGCGGCGTGCTGCCGGTGGCGACGGTGACGCGCAACTGGTATTTGCCGAGCAAGGCGCTGCCGGCCGGCACGTATTCCTGGCGCGTGCGGCCCTCCACGGTGGCCGAGTGGTCCACCCCGCGCAGTTTCGTGATCGCCTCGGCCACGGCGCTCGAGCAGCGCTTCGAGGTGCCCGAGGAAAGCACCCTGACGCAGCAGGTCACCAAGCGCTCCCGGCCGCGCTTGCTGCCCCAGCCTTTCCCGTTGTTGAGCGAATGGAGCGCCGGCCAGAAAACCGAGCGCAATGCGGCGTATACCGCGCTGCGCGGCGAAGTCTTGTGGCGCAAGGGCGTGCTGACGCCGGTGCTCGACAGCGAATTCGAGATCTTCCCGCTGAATGTCAACAGCGCGGCCAAGACCACGCAGTCGACCAAGATGGGGCAGCGCCTGAGCACCACGGCGCGCCAGCTGGAAGCGGCCGCGCTGCTGTACCGCCTGACCAAGGAGCGCCAGTTCCTGGATGAAGCCCTGCTGCGCGGCGACACCCTGGCCAACCTCAACGTGACCGGCGCCACCGGCTATGTCAACCAGGACCAGGCCAGCCGCCAGATTGCGCTGGCCCTGGTCAAGGGCGCCGACCTGCTGTGGAACGAGGTCAACACCAGCGCCGATCCGGGCCGCCGCGCCCGCTGGCTGAACGTGGTCAAGGTGCGCACCAACGATATGTACGCCGACCTGGGCGGCAATGACGGCCGCCTCGACCAGTATCCCTTCGACTCGCATGGCGGCAACAACCTGGGCTACCTGGCCGTGATCGCCACCCTGGCCCTGGGCGACATTCCGGACGCCCAGACCTGGTTCCGCTTCGCCTTCCGCTCCTACGCGCACAGCATCTACGCCTGGAGCGGCCCGGAAGGCGGCTATGCCAACGGCACCGCCTATGCCACCTATGCCGCGGAAATCGCGCTGCAACTGTGGCAGCCGATGACCCAGGCTACCGGCGTGAATTTCTTCTCCAAGCCCTGGTCCGCCGGCTTCCTCAAATTCATGGCGTATTTCCTGCCGCCGGGCGTGCCGATGAATGTGTTTGGCGACGAACACGAGCTGGTGCCGGAGTTCCGCGTGATGAAGGCGTTCGCCTCGCGCTTCACCTCGCCGCTGGCGGCCTGGTATGCCAACAATATCGTCGGCGAGGAAGACTGGCTGGTGCTGCTGCAGGCACCGTATCCGCTGCCGGTTGCGGCGGCCACGGGCATGGCCAAGCCGGCCAATTCGGCCCTGTTCCCCAGCATTGGCTGGGTGGCCATGCACAGCGATATCGGCGACCGCGCGCGCACCTCCATGTATTTCAAGTCCAGCCCGTACGGCGCGTATAACCACAGCCACGGCGACCAGAACAGTTTTGTGCTGGTCAGCGGCGGCCGCAAGCTGCTGATCGAGACCGGCTATGAGGATTATTACGGCTCGCCGTTCGGCGCCAGCTGGTACCGCCAGACCAAGGCGCACAATGGCATCACCTTCGATGGCGGTGTCGGGCAGCTGATCACGGGCAATACCGAAAACCTGACGCGCAACGGCCGCATCACGGCGTTTTCCACCACGGCCGCCCTCGACTATGCCGAAGGCGATGCCTTGAGTGCCTATGGTCCGGTGCTGAGTACGGCGAAGCGCCAGCTCTGGTATTTGCGCAATGAAAACGCCTTTGTGGTGCGCGACAAGCTGAGCGCGCCGGCCGCCCACAAGTTTGAATGGAACTTCCATGCCCCGGTGCCCATCGTGGCCGAGAATGGGCAATATGTGGTGAAAAACGTGGACCAGCAAGTGTGTGTCCGTTCGCTGGGCAGCGCCGCCGTCAGCTATGAGAAGCGCACGGGTCCCGCGCCCAAGGCCGGCACGGTGGAAGACCATGCCGCCTTCGTCCTGCCGGCGGCCAGCAGCGGCGAATTCCTGGTGCTGCTGGATGTGGGTTGCCGGCACCCCAGCACCAAGCTGACGGCCACCGCCACCGGCTGGACCTTGCAGGTGGGCAGCCAGTCGATCGTGATTGCCAAATAA
- the epsI gene encoding exosortase-associated protein EpsI, B-type, protein MRQSVAASVMLAVLMIGAAAASRALTPSARMADRQQKFNLETMIPAQFGDWKIDTSIVPLQVDPDTQARLDQLYNQTLARTYVNRDGRRIMLSLAYGGDQDDNTGLHRPEICYAAQGFELKRNVGADFATAYGTLPIRRLMAVSGARNEPITYWVTVGGHAVQAGWEQKWNQWKLGLSGVVPDGMLVRVSSLDTDVEGAYRLQEQFIVTLLGALEPQARTRLTGGFKL, encoded by the coding sequence ATGAGGCAGTCCGTTGCCGCCAGCGTGATGCTGGCCGTGTTGATGATTGGCGCGGCCGCCGCCAGCCGCGCGCTGACGCCGTCCGCGCGCATGGCCGACCGGCAGCAGAAATTCAATCTGGAAACGATGATTCCGGCCCAGTTCGGCGACTGGAAGATCGATACCAGCATCGTGCCGCTGCAGGTCGATCCCGATACCCAGGCCCGCCTCGACCAGTTGTATAACCAGACGCTGGCGCGTACCTATGTCAACCGCGATGGCCGGCGCATCATGCTGTCGCTGGCCTATGGCGGCGACCAGGATGACAATACCGGGCTGCACCGGCCGGAAATCTGCTATGCCGCCCAGGGCTTCGAATTGAAGCGCAATGTCGGCGCCGATTTCGCCACCGCCTACGGCACCCTGCCGATCCGGCGCCTGATGGCCGTCAGCGGCGCGCGCAATGAACCGATCACCTATTGGGTCACGGTGGGCGGCCATGCGGTGCAGGCCGGCTGGGAACAGAAATGGAACCAGTGGAAGCTGGGCCTGAGCGGCGTGGTGCCCGATGGCATGCTGGTGCGCGTGTCGAGCCTCGACACCGATGTGGAAGGCGCTTACCGCTTGCAGGAACAGTTCATCGTGACCCTGCTCGGCGCTCTCGAGCCACAGGCGCGCACGCGGCTGACTGGCGGTTTCAAACTTTAA
- the epsF gene encoding chain length determinant protein EpsF codes for MNFSQFLLVLRARKTILIATMLVTVLGTVVVSLLLPKTYKATSSLLLNYKGVDPLTGLTLPGQLLPGYMATQIDIISSKNVALRVVDQMRLADSPAVLSQFNEATQGRGNVRDWLAELLLKKLEIVPSRESSVVNISFNGSDPQFVAAIANAFAEEYQRVSIQLKVEPLKKASAYFNEQTKLLRDNVEAAQSRLSKYQQEHGIVAVDNRLDVETTRLNDLSVQLVAAQGQAMEANSRQSMAKGQRSSESPDVATNPLIQNLKISLGTAESKLAEVGQRLGRNHPQYLSAQAEVDKLRSELREQMQVTSNSVGNNAQILSEREGSIRAALAAQKAKVLELNRTRDEMNVLVKDVESAQRAFDTASQRFSQTKIEGQADQSDISVLNPAVAPIEPAGPRVMLNTALALVIGAMLGLGFSVLAEMLDRRVRSEGDLGEVLGIPVLGAVDWKEQARPRYRLINSLLPRQLRLN; via the coding sequence ATGAATTTTTCCCAATTCCTGCTGGTCTTGCGCGCACGCAAGACCATCCTGATCGCCACCATGCTGGTGACGGTGCTGGGCACCGTGGTGGTCAGCCTGCTCTTGCCGAAAACCTATAAGGCCACCAGCTCGCTGCTGCTCAACTACAAGGGCGTCGATCCCTTGACCGGCCTGACCCTGCCGGGCCAGCTGCTGCCAGGTTATATGGCGACGCAGATCGACATCATTTCCAGCAAAAACGTGGCGCTGCGCGTGGTTGACCAGATGCGTCTGGCCGACAGCCCGGCGGTGCTGTCCCAGTTTAATGAAGCGACCCAGGGGCGCGGCAATGTGCGCGACTGGCTGGCCGAGCTGCTGCTGAAAAAGCTGGAGATCGTGCCCTCGCGCGAAAGCTCGGTGGTCAATATCAGCTTCAATGGCAGCGATCCGCAATTCGTGGCGGCCATCGCCAACGCCTTTGCCGAGGAATACCAGCGCGTCAGCATCCAGCTCAAGGTCGAGCCGCTGAAAAAGGCGTCGGCGTATTTCAATGAACAGACCAAGTTGCTGCGCGACAATGTGGAAGCGGCGCAGAGCCGGCTCTCCAAGTATCAGCAGGAACATGGCATCGTGGCCGTCGACAACCGCCTCGATGTGGAAACCACGCGCCTCAACGATTTGTCGGTGCAGCTGGTGGCGGCCCAGGGCCAGGCCATGGAAGCCAATTCGCGCCAGAGCATGGCCAAGGGCCAGCGCTCGTCCGAATCGCCCGACGTGGCGACCAATCCGCTGATCCAGAACCTGAAGATCAGCCTCGGCACGGCCGAGTCGAAACTGGCCGAAGTGGGCCAGCGTCTGGGCCGCAACCACCCGCAATACCTGTCGGCCCAGGCTGAAGTGGACAAGCTGCGCAGCGAGCTGCGCGAGCAGATGCAGGTGACCTCGAACAGCGTCGGCAATAATGCCCAGATCCTGTCCGAGCGCGAAGGCTCGATCCGCGCGGCGCTGGCGGCGCAGAAAGCCAAGGTGCTGGAACTGAACCGCACGCGCGACGAGATGAATGTGCTGGTCAAGGATGTCGAGAGCGCCCAGCGGGCCTTCGACACGGCCTCGCAGCGCTTCTCCCAGACCAAGATCGAAGGCCAGGCCGACCAGTCCGACATTTCGGTGCTGAATCCGGCCGTGGCGCCGATCGAGCCGGCCGGCCCGCGCGTGATGCTGAACACGGCCCTGGCCCTGGTGATCGGCGCCATGCTGGGCCTGGGCTTTAGCGTGCTGGCCGAAATGCTGGACCGCCGCGTGCGATCGGAAGGCGACCTGGGCGAAGTGCTCGGCATTCCCGTTCTGGGCGCCGTGGACTGGAAGGAACAAGCCCGTCCGCGTTACCGCCTTATCAATTCCCTTTTGCCGCGCCAATTGCGCCTGAACTAA
- the epsG gene encoding chain length determinant protein tyrosine kinase EpsG, whose protein sequence is MNQPIQAQFSTPGRDSSIGGLLLESGKITPENAERVLRMQKELGIRFGEAAQRLGLVTEADIQQVLARQFDYPYLQPGENKYPAELVAAYKPFSQQVERLRAVRSQLMLRWFARGRKSLVVAGVNGGDGVSLFAANLAIVFSQLGEHTLLVDGNLRAPRQQEVFQLSKRQGLSDVLAGRAELDAITRIDSFVSLSVLGAGTLPPNPQELLSRSGFGNLNAQLEQRYDVVLYDAPAFTTASDLLALAARAGGVLLVARKNKTLLADVAALSEQLAQSGAEVVGSVLVDY, encoded by the coding sequence ATGAACCAGCCTATCCAAGCGCAATTTTCCACTCCGGGGCGCGACTCCAGTATCGGCGGCCTGCTGCTCGAATCGGGCAAGATCACGCCGGAAAACGCCGAGCGCGTGCTGCGCATGCAAAAAGAACTCGGCATCCGCTTCGGCGAAGCGGCCCAGCGCCTGGGCCTGGTGACCGAGGCCGATATCCAGCAGGTGCTGGCGCGCCAATTCGACTATCCCTATCTGCAGCCGGGCGAGAACAAGTATCCGGCCGAACTGGTGGCCGCGTATAAACCGTTCAGCCAGCAGGTCGAGCGCCTGCGCGCCGTGCGCAGCCAGCTGATGCTGCGCTGGTTCGCGCGCGGCCGCAAGTCGCTGGTGGTGGCCGGGGTCAATGGCGGCGATGGCGTCAGCCTGTTTGCCGCCAACCTGGCCATCGTCTTCTCCCAGCTGGGCGAACACACGCTGCTGGTCGACGGCAATCTGCGCGCGCCGCGCCAGCAGGAAGTCTTCCAGCTGAGCAAGCGCCAGGGCCTGTCCGATGTGCTGGCCGGCCGCGCCGAACTGGATGCCATCACGCGCATCGATTCCTTCGTCTCGCTGTCGGTGCTGGGCGCCGGCACCTTGCCGCCGAATCCGCAGGAGTTGCTGAGCCGTAGCGGTTTCGGCAACCTGAATGCGCAGCTGGAACAGCGCTATGATGTGGTGCTGTACGATGCGCCGGCCTTCACCACGGCCTCCGACCTGCTGGCGCTGGCCGCGCGCGCCGGCGGCGTGCTGCTGGTGGCGCGCAAGAACAAGACCTTGCTGGCGGACGTGGCCGCGCTGAGCGAACAGCTGGCGCAAAGCGGCGCCGAGGTCGTCGGTTCGGTGCTGGTGGATTACTGA